ttgtacccaaggtcactggcttgagcaaggggtcacttggtgtgctctagcccccccccccatcaaggcacatatgagaaagcaatcaatgaacaactaaggtgtcgccacgaaaaactgatgattgatgcttctcatctctctgcattcctgtctgtctatccctctctctgactctgtctctgtaaaaaaacaacaacaaaaaaaccctataaccactgtataagacgcacccagtttttagaccccaaatttttgaaaaagggtgtgtcatatacatggggaaatatggtagtgtCATGTACTTTTCCTCTATACACTTGTCACACTTAATagtcatacatttatttttgtagtttattGTCTATCTCATTAGACCATAAGATCCATTGATGGGGACAGAATCTGTTCCCCAGAACCCTAGCACAGTAGTtgataaataatgtatattcagtatatatttaaattaacaaacatttaataattattaaataaaaatgtcatgttTTTGCTGTAACTCTATGAGGTAGCTAttatcccactttttttttttttgcaagaaacggacagacaggaaagagatgagaagcatcaactcatagttgtgctaccttaattgttcattgatttgcttctcatatgtgccttggctgagactccagccaagccagtgaccttgggctcaagtcggtgagcctgtactcaagccagataagtctgtgctcaagccagcaaccttggtgtttcgagcCTGGTCTTCAgcgtgccaggctgacgctctatccactgtgccaccacctggtcaggcttcactccTACATTTTGCAACCTCTACCTGTTTGGTCTGCCTCATAAGGTCTCATTTGAACAAAAGTTTTCATGGCTAAAAAACTTGGGAGGCCTGTGCATAATACTAGGCCACCTTCCTTTTATGCTGCCTTACCTCAAGGTATGTGAACTTTACTAAGGAATTGTTCCCTAACTATGGCCTTAGACATTCAGGTTCTGCCCTGGCTTgggtttacttttttctttcctttcctcactCCCAGGTGGACTGACACAGGACTTGAAAGCTGCCTTCAGCTGCTTTCTGATGGCGTGTGAGAAGCCTGGAAGGAAGTCTGTGGAAGCATGTCATAATGTTGGTCTCCTGGCACATGATGGACAGGTCAATGATGATGGCCAGCCCGATCTGGGGAAAGCCAGAGACTATTACACAAGGGCCTGTGATGGCAACTATGCCGCTAGCTGCTTCAACCTCAGTGCCATGTTTCTGCAGGGTGCTCCCGGCTTTCCCAAGGACATGGGCCTAGCATGCAAATACTCCATGAAAGCCTGTGACCTGGGCCATGTCTGGGCCTGTGCCAATGCCAGCCGCATGTACAAGCTGGGCGATGGTGTTGATAAGGACGAAGCCAAGGCTGAGGTGCTAAAAAATCGGGCTATGCAGCTACATAAAGAACAGCAGAAAAATGTCCAACCTTTAACTTTTGGGTAGTGTGGCCCACCCGCCTGTGCAAAGATACTGGCACCTCCCAATTCCTGATGCAGTTCTTGGAGGTCAACCTGCTGGAGCGGAAAGACTTGGGACTTGA
The Saccopteryx bilineata isolate mSacBil1 chromosome 3, mSacBil1_pri_phased_curated, whole genome shotgun sequence DNA segment above includes these coding regions:
- the COA7 gene encoding cytochrome c oxidase assembly factor 7; the protein is MASVVDFQDEEQVKSFLENMEVECNYQCYREKDPDGCYRLVDYLEGIQKNFVEAAKVLKFNCEENKHSDSCYKLGAYYVTGKGGLTQDLKAAFSCFLMACEKPGRKSVEACHNVGLLAHDGQVNDDGQPDLGKARDYYTRACDGNYAASCFNLSAMFLQGAPGFPKDMGLACKYSMKACDLGHVWACANASRMYKLGDGVDKDEAKAEVLKNRAMQLHKEQQKNVQPLTFG